The following are encoded together in the bacterium genome:
- a CDS encoding efflux RND transporter periplasmic adaptor subunit — protein sequence MSKQWFRQWTAPLLSSLALAACSTQPPPETPQSFPVAAPGRATATWQREYVGEVQAIQRADVLARVKGRIESVAIDEGQPVAAGQLLFSISDRELQQELRRTRAAVASAAAELKAAETERASARMLLEKRIVAPAEVALLDARIQALAAKLEEARASEGQAAINLGYAEVRAPFAGVVNRLARKAGSLVDDGDLLTTVTDASEVFVYFRVPESEYLRYVATNGEGRSKEVAFVLADGTRLPAAGVVDTVETEVDRSTGTIAFRARFPNERNLLKHGSSGKVVVTSFVNDAITIPQKSTFEVQDHLYVYVVDADGTVRARKIVPKVRLDGTFVIESGIDASERFVVEGIQKLKDGTKVAVRPDAPDTAPVL from the coding sequence ATGTCCAAGCAGTGGTTCAGGCAGTGGACGGCACCCTTGCTCTCGAGCCTCGCCCTCGCGGCGTGCTCGACCCAGCCCCCGCCGGAGACGCCCCAGAGCTTCCCGGTGGCGGCTCCCGGCCGCGCCACCGCGACCTGGCAGCGCGAGTACGTGGGCGAGGTGCAGGCGATCCAGCGCGCCGACGTGCTCGCCCGCGTCAAGGGCCGCATCGAGTCGGTGGCGATCGACGAGGGGCAGCCGGTCGCCGCGGGTCAGCTGCTGTTCTCGATCAGCGACCGGGAGCTGCAGCAGGAGCTGCGCCGCACGCGGGCCGCGGTCGCGAGCGCGGCGGCCGAGCTGAAGGCGGCGGAGACGGAGCGCGCCAGCGCCCGCATGCTGCTCGAGAAGCGCATCGTCGCGCCCGCCGAGGTCGCCCTCCTCGACGCCAGGATCCAGGCCCTGGCGGCCAAGCTCGAGGAGGCGAGGGCTTCCGAGGGCCAGGCGGCGATCAACCTCGGCTACGCCGAGGTACGCGCCCCCTTCGCCGGGGTGGTCAACCGCCTCGCCAGGAAGGCCGGCAGCCTGGTCGACGACGGCGACCTCCTGACGACGGTCACCGACGCCTCCGAGGTGTTCGTCTACTTCCGCGTCCCCGAGAGCGAGTACCTGCGCTACGTCGCCACCAACGGCGAGGGCCGCTCGAAGGAGGTCGCGTTCGTGCTCGCCGACGGCACGCGCCTCCCGGCCGCCGGCGTCGTCGACACCGTCGAGACCGAGGTCGACCGCAGCACCGGCACCATCGCCTTCCGGGCGCGCTTCCCCAACGAGCGCAACCTGCTGAAGCACGGCAGCAGCGGCAAGGTCGTCGTCACCTCCTTCGTGAACGACGCGATCACCATCCCGCAGAAGTCCACCTTCGAGGTGCAGGACCACCTCTACGTCTACGTCGTCGACGCGGACGGCACGGTCCGGGCCCGCAAGATCGTGCCCAAGGTGCGGCTCGACGGCACGTTCGTCATCGAGTCGGGCATCGACGCGAGCGAGCGCTTCGTCGTCGAAGGCATCCAGAAGCTGAAGGACGGCACCAAGGTCGCCGTCCGCCCCGACGCGCCCGACACGGCGCCGGTGCTCTGA
- a CDS encoding sigma-54-dependent Fis family transcriptional regulator, translating into MNETWAGRRILVLDDDAGVVDFLCESLDEHGYETVGMTSPTEALERITREHFDLLVSDVEMPELRGLDLLQAVLARRPSQLVLLITAFGTIEMAVSAVKAGACDFVAKPFKLEVLLLAIERAFTDQQLRREIVRLRTTRPSQGPGQLVAEGPAMRKVVETARRAAQSRATVLLCGEPGAGKSVLARFVHAAGGDAARPFVEIDCATLPPDLAGERLFGAEGEPDAAGAGRGGAFAAAGGGTLLLDGISELPFGVQARLRDALESGAGQADAAPRLIVATSRPLEALLREGRVRPDLYYHLNVIRIDLPPLRERREDVVALVDHFLGRAASRREDRGREIVGVSAAAMRRLVHHDWPGNVRELANVLERAVALAQHDSILPEDIELGAPSAIVAGAEGGPDGIVPLDQIERAYVRQVLDATGGNKAAAARALGINRRTLYRKIYG; encoded by the coding sequence ATGAACGAGACCTGGGCCGGCCGCCGCATCCTCGTGCTCGACGACGACGCCGGCGTCGTCGATTTCCTCTGCGAGAGCCTCGACGAGCACGGCTACGAGACCGTCGGCATGACGTCGCCGACGGAGGCGCTCGAGCGCATCACCCGCGAGCACTTCGACCTCCTCGTGAGCGACGTCGAGATGCCGGAGCTCCGCGGCCTCGATCTCCTCCAGGCCGTGTTGGCGCGGCGGCCCTCGCAGCTCGTCCTCCTGATCACCGCGTTCGGCACCATCGAGATGGCGGTGTCGGCGGTGAAGGCCGGCGCGTGCGACTTCGTCGCCAAGCCGTTCAAGCTCGAGGTGCTGCTGCTCGCCATCGAGCGGGCGTTCACGGACCAGCAGCTGCGACGGGAGATCGTCCGCCTGCGTACGACGCGGCCCTCGCAGGGGCCGGGCCAGCTGGTGGCCGAGGGGCCGGCCATGCGCAAGGTCGTCGAGACGGCGCGCCGGGCCGCGCAGTCGCGCGCGACCGTCCTGCTCTGCGGCGAGCCCGGGGCGGGCAAGAGCGTGCTCGCGCGCTTCGTCCACGCGGCCGGCGGCGATGCCGCGCGGCCGTTCGTCGAGATCGACTGCGCCACCCTGCCGCCGGACCTCGCCGGCGAGCGGCTCTTCGGCGCCGAGGGCGAGCCGGACGCCGCGGGTGCCGGGCGCGGCGGGGCCTTCGCCGCCGCCGGCGGCGGCACGCTGCTGCTCGACGGGATCAGCGAGCTGCCCTTCGGCGTGCAGGCGCGGCTGCGGGACGCGCTCGAGTCGGGAGCGGGCCAGGCCGACGCGGCGCCGCGCCTGATCGTCGCCACCAGCCGGCCGCTCGAAGCGCTGCTGCGCGAGGGCCGGGTGCGACCGGACCTCTACTACCACCTGAACGTCATCCGCATCGACCTGCCGCCGCTGCGCGAGCGTCGCGAGGACGTCGTCGCCCTCGTCGATCACTTCCTCGGGCGCGCCGCCTCGCGGCGCGAGGACCGGGGGCGCGAGATCGTCGGCGTCTCGGCGGCCGCCATGCGCCGGCTCGTCCATCACGACTGGCCCGGCAACGTGCGCGAGCTGGCGAACGTCCTCGAGCGCGCCGTCGCGCTCGCCCAGCACGACAGCATCCTGCCCGAGGACATCGAGCTCGGCGCGCCGTCGGCGATCGTCGCGGGTGCCGAGGGCGGGCCGGACGGGATCGTGCCGCTCGACCAGATCGAGCGCGCCTACGTGCGCCAGGTGCTCGACGCCACCGGCGGCAACAAGGCCGCCGCGGCACGCGCGCTCGGCATCAACCGCCGCACCCTCTACCGGAAGATCTACGGATGA
- a CDS encoding HAMP domain-containing protein — translation MRLATRLAFGVILACAAVIAASGVEQMRKESEELRTTAEQELRVLAAALQVAIEQALRDAQAGDVQAVLDGIDLRDDTIDIFVLDAAGGVTQHSSGSDASRGVVEPLIRAVQVDAQPIVRFVGDTEFLAAALPLRTEAGRNLGTLAVARPLDALRADLTATRRAILVSFASQVAALALVVWWLVRAWVRRPLAAVAGGMRAVRQGELSARVPVPRHDEIGALAKEFNAMAAELEATRAKLAAETESRRALEQGLQRADKLVTVGQLSAGLAHEIGSPLQVVAGRARSLLERADSSPEVKRQAGIIVAQAERVTRIVEQLLGVTRRSAPRMADADLPAATHAVLDLLETEARRRRVTLAFEYDRDLPAVRADPDRVQQVVLNLVGNALKAARPGGSVRLTLTAARFRHARGTTERHSVRLVVDDDGAGMDAVAAARAFEPFFSSWPDAQGTGLGLAVVKAIVEDHGGTIALRSTPGAGTRVEVHLPLGETGGVKEVVG, via the coding sequence GTGCGTCTCGCCACCCGACTCGCCTTCGGCGTCATTCTGGCCTGCGCGGCGGTCATCGCGGCCAGCGGCGTCGAGCAGATGCGCAAGGAGAGCGAGGAGCTGCGCACGACGGCCGAGCAGGAGCTCCGGGTGCTGGCCGCGGCCCTCCAGGTCGCCATCGAGCAGGCGCTGCGCGACGCCCAGGCGGGCGACGTCCAGGCGGTCCTCGACGGCATCGACCTGCGCGACGACACGATCGACATCTTCGTGCTCGACGCGGCGGGGGGCGTCACCCAGCACTCCTCGGGGAGCGACGCCAGCCGCGGCGTCGTCGAGCCGCTGATCCGCGCGGTGCAGGTCGACGCCCAGCCGATCGTCCGCTTCGTCGGCGATACGGAGTTCCTCGCGGCCGCGCTGCCGCTACGGACGGAGGCCGGCCGCAATCTCGGGACGCTCGCCGTGGCGCGGCCGCTCGACGCCTTGCGGGCCGATCTCACGGCCACGCGGCGGGCCATCCTGGTCTCGTTCGCCTCGCAGGTGGCGGCGCTCGCGCTCGTGGTGTGGTGGCTCGTGCGCGCCTGGGTGCGGCGTCCGCTCGCCGCGGTGGCGGGCGGGATGCGGGCCGTACGGCAGGGGGAGCTGAGCGCGCGCGTCCCGGTCCCGCGGCACGACGAGATCGGCGCCCTGGCGAAGGAGTTCAACGCCATGGCCGCCGAGCTCGAGGCGACGCGCGCGAAGCTGGCCGCGGAGACGGAATCGCGGCGCGCGCTCGAGCAGGGACTCCAGCGGGCCGACAAGCTCGTCACCGTGGGGCAGCTGTCGGCCGGGCTCGCCCACGAGATCGGCTCGCCGCTCCAGGTGGTCGCCGGCCGCGCGCGCAGCCTGCTCGAGCGTGCCGATTCGTCGCCGGAGGTGAAGCGTCAGGCGGGCATCATCGTGGCGCAGGCGGAGCGGGTCACGCGCATCGTGGAGCAGCTGCTCGGCGTCACCCGGCGCAGCGCGCCGCGCATGGCCGACGCCGACCTCCCCGCCGCGACCCACGCGGTCCTCGACCTGCTCGAGACCGAAGCCCGGCGCCGCCGGGTGACGCTGGCGTTCGAGTACGATCGCGACCTCCCCGCCGTGCGCGCCGATCCGGATCGCGTGCAGCAGGTGGTGCTGAACCTCGTCGGCAATGCGCTCAAGGCGGCCAGACCCGGCGGCAGCGTTCGGCTCACGCTCACGGCGGCGCGCTTTCGTCACGCCAGGGGCACGACGGAGCGGCACAGCGTCCGCCTCGTGGTCGACGACGACGGCGCCGGCATGGACGCGGTGGCGGCGGCGCGGGCGTTCGAGCCGTTCTTCAGCAGCTGGCCCGACGCGCAGGGCACCGGCCTCGGGCTGGCGGTGGTGAAGGCGATCGTCGAGGATCACGGCGGCACGATCGCGCTGCGCTCCACCCCCGGTGCGGGAACCCGCGTGGAGGTGCATTTGCCGCTCGGCGAGACCGGAGGCGTGAAGGAGGTCGTGGGATGA